The Rhinopithecus roxellana isolate Shanxi Qingling chromosome 9, ASM756505v1, whole genome shotgun sequence genome contains a region encoding:
- the ZFPM2 gene encoding zinc finger protein ZFPM2 isoform X3 codes for MDLNNNSVKTKAQVPMVLTAGPKWLLDVTWQGVEDNKNNCIVYSKGGQLWCTTTKAISEGEELIAFVVDFDSRLQAASQMTLTEGMYPARLLDSIQLLPQQAAMASILPTAIVNKDIFPCKSCGIWYRSERNLQAHLMYYCSGRQREAAPVSEENEDSAHQISSLCPFPQCTKSFSNARALEMHLNSHSGVKMEEFLPPGASLKCTVCSYTADSVINFHQHLFSHLTQAAFRCNHCHFGFQTQRDLLQHQELHVPSGKLPRESDMEHSPSGTEDSLQPATDLLTRSELPQSQKAMQTKDASSDTELDKCEKKTQLFLTNQRPEIQPTTNKQSFSYTKIKSEPSSPRLASSPVQPNIGPSFPVGPFLSQFSFPQDITMVPQASEILAKMSELVHRRLRHGSSSYPPVIYSPLMPKGATCFECNITFNNLDNYLVHKKHYCSSRWQQMAKSPEFPSVSEKMPEALSPNTGQTSINLLNPAAHSADAENPLLQTPCINSSTVLDLIGPNGKGHDKDFSTQTKKLSTSSNNDDKINGKPVDVKNSSVPLVDGESDPNKTTCEACNITFSRHETYMVHKQYYCATRHDPPLKRSASNKVPAMQRTMRTRKRRKMYEMCLPEQEQRPPLVQQRFLDVANLSNPCTSTQEPTEGLGECYHPRCDIFPGIVSKHLETSLTINKCVPVSKCDTTHSSVSCLEMDVPIDLSKKCLSQSERTTTSPKRLLDYHECTVCKISFNKVENYLAHKQNFCPVTAHQRNDLGQLDSKVFPNPESERNSPDVSYERSIIKCEKNGNLKQPSPNGNLFSSHLATLQGLKVFSEAAQLIATKEENRHLFLPQCLYPGAIKKAKGADQLSPYYGIKPSDYISGSLVIHNTDIEQSTNAENESPKGQASSNGCAALKKDSLPLLPKNRGMVIVNGGLKQDERPAANPQQENISQNPQHEDDHKSPSWISENPLAANENVSPGIPSAEEQLSSIAKGVNGSTQAPTSGKYCRLCDIQFNNLSNFITHKKFYCSSHAAEHVK; via the exons gGGGTCAGCTTTGGTGTACAACTACGAAGGCCATCTCTGAGGGTGAAGAGCTAATTGCCTTTGTGGTGGATTTTGACTCAAGGCTACAAGCTGCCAGTCAGATGACTCTCACAGAAGGGATGTACCCTGCACGCCTGCTGGACTCAATTCAGCTGCTTCCTCAGCAAGCTGCCATGGCTTCTATTTTGCCCACAGCTATTGTcaata AGGATATATTCCCTTGCAAGTCCTGTGGCATCTGGTATCGGAGTGAGCGGAATCTGCAGGCCCATTTGATGTACTACTGCAGTGGGAGGCAAAGAGAAGCTGCTCCAGTGTCAGAGGAAAATGAAGACAGTGCCCATCAGATTTCCAGCCTGTGCCCCTTCCCACAGTGCACCAAGAGCTTTTCAAATGCTCGAGCTCTAGAAATGCACCTGAATTCACACAGTG GAGTGAAAATGGAAGAATTCCTGCCCCCTGGTGCTAGTCTAAAATGCACCGTCTGTAGCTACACTGCTGATTCTGTGATCAACTTTCACCAACACCTGTTCTCCCATCTCACTCAAGCTGCCTTCCGATGTAATCACTGCCATTTCGGCTTCCAGACTCAGAGGGACTTATTGCAGCACCAGGAGCTCCATGTCCCTAGCGGCAAACTTCCCAGAGAAAGTGACATGGAACACTCTCCAAGTGGAACCGAAGACAGCTTACAGCCAGCCACAGACTTATTGACGAGAAGCGAACTTCCCCAGAGCCAAAAGGCCATGCAGACTAAAGATGCGAGCTCTGACACAGAGCTGGACAAGTGTGAGAAAAAGACTCAGCTCTTTCTCACAAACCAGAGACCAGAGATACAGCctacaacaaataaacaaagcttTTCTTACACAAAAATAAAGTCTGAGCCCTCTAGCCCAAGACTTGCCTCATCTCCAGTTCAGCCTAATATTGGGCCTTCTTTCCCTGTGGGCCCTTTCCTATCTCAGTTTTCTTTCCCCCAAGATATCACCATGGTCCCTCAAGCTTCAGAGATCTTAGCCAAGATGTCTGAACTGGTGCATCGGCGACTGAGGCATGGCAGTAGTAGCTACCCTCCCGTCATCTACAGCCCCTTGATGCCCAAGGGGGCTACTTGTTTTGAGTGTAACATAACATTCAATAATTTGGATAATTATCTAGTGCACAAAAAGCATTATTGCAGCAGCCGATGGCAGCAGATGGCTAAGTCCCCAGAGTTCCCTAGTGTGTCAGAAAAGATGCCTGAAGCTTTGAGTCCCAACACCGGCCAAACCTCCATAAACCTTCTCAACCCAGCTGCTCATTCTGCTGATGCTGAGAATCCACTTCTTCAAACACCTTGCATCAATTCTTCCACTGTCTTAGATTTAATTGGGCCAAATGGGAAGGGCCATGACAAGGACTTTTCCACTCAAACTAAGAAGCTCTCCACCTCCAGTAACAATGATGACAAAATTAATGGAAAACCTGTTGATGTGAAAAATTCCAGTGTCCCCTTAGTGGATGGGGAAAGtgacccaaataagactacctgTGAAGCTTGCAACATTACCTTCAGCCGGCACGAAACATACATGGTCCACAAACAGTATTACTGTGCTACTCGCCACGACCCTCCACTAAAGAGGTCTGCTTCCAACAAAGTGCCTGCCATGCAGAGAACCATGCGCACACGCAAGCGCAGAAAGATGTATGAGATGTGCCTACCTGAGCAGGAACAAAGGCCTCCACTGGTTCAGCAGAGATTTCTTGATGTAGCCAACCTCAGTAATCCTTGTACCTCCACTCAAGAACCCACAGAAGGGCTAGGAGAGTGCTACCACCCAAGATGTGATATCTTTCCAGGAATTGTCTCTAAGCACTTGGAAACTTCCCTGACGATCAACAAGTGTGTTCCAGTTTCCAAATGTGACACTACTCATTCCAGTGTTTCCTGCCTAGAGATGGACGTGCCCATAGATCTCAGCAAAAAGTGTTTATCTCAGTCTGAGCGGACGACCACGTCTCCCAAAAGGCTGCTGGACTATCACGAGTGTACTGTGTGCAAGATCAGTTTCAATAAGGTAGAAAACTATCTGGCCCACAAGCAGAATTTCTGCCCGGTTACTGCACATCAGCGTAATGACCTGGGTCAACTGGACAGCAAAGTGTTTCCGAATCCAGAAAGCGAACGAAACAGCCCTGATGTCAGCTACGAAAGAAGCAtaataaaatgtgagaaaaacgGGAATTTGAAGCAGCCTTCCCCCAATGGAAACCTATTTTCATCCCACCTAGCAACCCTGCAAGGCTTGAAGGTCTTTAGTGAAGCCGCTCAGCTCATTgctacaaaagaagaaaacagacattTGTTTCTTCCGCAATGCCTTTACCCTGGAGcaataaagaaagcaaaaggagCTGACCAGCTTTCTCCATATTATGGAATCAAGCCAAGTGATTATATTTCTGGTTCTCTTGTCATCCATAACACTGACATCGAGCAAAGCACAAATGCAGAAAATGAATCTCCTAAAGGCCAGGCTTCCTCAAATGGGTGTGCTGCACTGAAGAAAGATTCTCTGCCATTGTTGCCCAAAAATCGAGGAATGGTAATAGTGAACGGTGGACTGAAACAAGATGAGAGACCTGCTGCCAACCCACAGCAAGAGAACATTTCCCAGAATCCTCAGCATGAAGATGACCACAAATCTCCCTCGTGGATCTCTGAGAACCCATTAGCTGCCAATGAGAATGTCTCACCAGGAATTCCCTCAGCAGAGGAACAGTTGTCTAGTATAGCAAAAGGTGTGAATGGTTCCACCCAGGCTCCAACCAGTGGGAAATATTGCCGGCTGTGTGATATCCAGTTCAACAACCTTTCAAACTTTATAACTCACAAGAAGTTTTATTGCTCATCACATGCAGCGGAACATGTCAAATGA
- the ZFPM2 gene encoding zinc finger protein ZFPM2 isoform X5 has translation MVLTAGPKWLLDVTWQGVEDNKNNCIVYSKGGQLWCTTTKAISEGEELIAFVVDFDSRLQAASQMTLTEGMYPARLLDSIQLLPQQAAMASILPTAIVNKDIFPCKSCGIWYRSERNLQAHLMYYCSGRQREAAPVSEENEDSAHQISSLCPFPQCTKSFSNARALEMHLNSHSGVKMEEFLPPGASLKCTVCSYTADSVINFHQHLFSHLTQAAFRCNHCHFGFQTQRDLLQHQELHVPSGKLPRESDMEHSPSGTEDSLQPATDLLTRSELPQSQKAMQTKDASSDTELDKCEKKTQLFLTNQRPEIQPTTNKQSFSYTKIKSEPSSPRLASSPVQPNIGPSFPVGPFLSQFSFPQDITMVPQASEILAKMSELVHRRLRHGSSSYPPVIYSPLMPKGATCFECNITFNNLDNYLVHKKHYCSSRWQQMAKSPEFPSVSEKMPEALSPNTGQTSINLLNPAAHSADAENPLLQTPCINSSTVLDLIGPNGKGHDKDFSTQTKKLSTSSNNDDKINGKPVDVKNSSVPLVDGESDPNKTTCEACNITFSRHETYMVHKQYYCATRHDPPLKRSASNKVPAMQRTMRTRKRRKMYEMCLPEQEQRPPLVQQRFLDVANLSNPCTSTQEPTEGLGECYHPRCDIFPGIVSKHLETSLTINKCVPVSKCDTTHSSVSCLEMDVPIDLSKKCLSQSERTTTSPKRLLDYHECTVCKISFNKVENYLAHKQNFCPVTAHQRNDLGQLDSKVFPNPESERNSPDVSYERSIIKCEKNGNLKQPSPNGNLFSSHLATLQGLKVFSEAAQLIATKEENRHLFLPQCLYPGAIKKAKGADQLSPYYGIKPSDYISGSLVIHNTDIEQSTNAENESPKGQASSNGCAALKKDSLPLLPKNRGMVIVNGGLKQDERPAANPQQENISQNPQHEDDHKSPSWISENPLAANENVSPGIPSAEEQLSSIAKGVNGSTQAPTSGKYCRLCDIQFNNLSNFITHKKFYCSSHAAEHVK, from the exons gGGGTCAGCTTTGGTGTACAACTACGAAGGCCATCTCTGAGGGTGAAGAGCTAATTGCCTTTGTGGTGGATTTTGACTCAAGGCTACAAGCTGCCAGTCAGATGACTCTCACAGAAGGGATGTACCCTGCACGCCTGCTGGACTCAATTCAGCTGCTTCCTCAGCAAGCTGCCATGGCTTCTATTTTGCCCACAGCTATTGTcaata AGGATATATTCCCTTGCAAGTCCTGTGGCATCTGGTATCGGAGTGAGCGGAATCTGCAGGCCCATTTGATGTACTACTGCAGTGGGAGGCAAAGAGAAGCTGCTCCAGTGTCAGAGGAAAATGAAGACAGTGCCCATCAGATTTCCAGCCTGTGCCCCTTCCCACAGTGCACCAAGAGCTTTTCAAATGCTCGAGCTCTAGAAATGCACCTGAATTCACACAGTG GAGTGAAAATGGAAGAATTCCTGCCCCCTGGTGCTAGTCTAAAATGCACCGTCTGTAGCTACACTGCTGATTCTGTGATCAACTTTCACCAACACCTGTTCTCCCATCTCACTCAAGCTGCCTTCCGATGTAATCACTGCCATTTCGGCTTCCAGACTCAGAGGGACTTATTGCAGCACCAGGAGCTCCATGTCCCTAGCGGCAAACTTCCCAGAGAAAGTGACATGGAACACTCTCCAAGTGGAACCGAAGACAGCTTACAGCCAGCCACAGACTTATTGACGAGAAGCGAACTTCCCCAGAGCCAAAAGGCCATGCAGACTAAAGATGCGAGCTCTGACACAGAGCTGGACAAGTGTGAGAAAAAGACTCAGCTCTTTCTCACAAACCAGAGACCAGAGATACAGCctacaacaaataaacaaagcttTTCTTACACAAAAATAAAGTCTGAGCCCTCTAGCCCAAGACTTGCCTCATCTCCAGTTCAGCCTAATATTGGGCCTTCTTTCCCTGTGGGCCCTTTCCTATCTCAGTTTTCTTTCCCCCAAGATATCACCATGGTCCCTCAAGCTTCAGAGATCTTAGCCAAGATGTCTGAACTGGTGCATCGGCGACTGAGGCATGGCAGTAGTAGCTACCCTCCCGTCATCTACAGCCCCTTGATGCCCAAGGGGGCTACTTGTTTTGAGTGTAACATAACATTCAATAATTTGGATAATTATCTAGTGCACAAAAAGCATTATTGCAGCAGCCGATGGCAGCAGATGGCTAAGTCCCCAGAGTTCCCTAGTGTGTCAGAAAAGATGCCTGAAGCTTTGAGTCCCAACACCGGCCAAACCTCCATAAACCTTCTCAACCCAGCTGCTCATTCTGCTGATGCTGAGAATCCACTTCTTCAAACACCTTGCATCAATTCTTCCACTGTCTTAGATTTAATTGGGCCAAATGGGAAGGGCCATGACAAGGACTTTTCCACTCAAACTAAGAAGCTCTCCACCTCCAGTAACAATGATGACAAAATTAATGGAAAACCTGTTGATGTGAAAAATTCCAGTGTCCCCTTAGTGGATGGGGAAAGtgacccaaataagactacctgTGAAGCTTGCAACATTACCTTCAGCCGGCACGAAACATACATGGTCCACAAACAGTATTACTGTGCTACTCGCCACGACCCTCCACTAAAGAGGTCTGCTTCCAACAAAGTGCCTGCCATGCAGAGAACCATGCGCACACGCAAGCGCAGAAAGATGTATGAGATGTGCCTACCTGAGCAGGAACAAAGGCCTCCACTGGTTCAGCAGAGATTTCTTGATGTAGCCAACCTCAGTAATCCTTGTACCTCCACTCAAGAACCCACAGAAGGGCTAGGAGAGTGCTACCACCCAAGATGTGATATCTTTCCAGGAATTGTCTCTAAGCACTTGGAAACTTCCCTGACGATCAACAAGTGTGTTCCAGTTTCCAAATGTGACACTACTCATTCCAGTGTTTCCTGCCTAGAGATGGACGTGCCCATAGATCTCAGCAAAAAGTGTTTATCTCAGTCTGAGCGGACGACCACGTCTCCCAAAAGGCTGCTGGACTATCACGAGTGTACTGTGTGCAAGATCAGTTTCAATAAGGTAGAAAACTATCTGGCCCACAAGCAGAATTTCTGCCCGGTTACTGCACATCAGCGTAATGACCTGGGTCAACTGGACAGCAAAGTGTTTCCGAATCCAGAAAGCGAACGAAACAGCCCTGATGTCAGCTACGAAAGAAGCAtaataaaatgtgagaaaaacgGGAATTTGAAGCAGCCTTCCCCCAATGGAAACCTATTTTCATCCCACCTAGCAACCCTGCAAGGCTTGAAGGTCTTTAGTGAAGCCGCTCAGCTCATTgctacaaaagaagaaaacagacattTGTTTCTTCCGCAATGCCTTTACCCTGGAGcaataaagaaagcaaaaggagCTGACCAGCTTTCTCCATATTATGGAATCAAGCCAAGTGATTATATTTCTGGTTCTCTTGTCATCCATAACACTGACATCGAGCAAAGCACAAATGCAGAAAATGAATCTCCTAAAGGCCAGGCTTCCTCAAATGGGTGTGCTGCACTGAAGAAAGATTCTCTGCCATTGTTGCCCAAAAATCGAGGAATGGTAATAGTGAACGGTGGACTGAAACAAGATGAGAGACCTGCTGCCAACCCACAGCAAGAGAACATTTCCCAGAATCCTCAGCATGAAGATGACCACAAATCTCCCTCGTGGATCTCTGAGAACCCATTAGCTGCCAATGAGAATGTCTCACCAGGAATTCCCTCAGCAGAGGAACAGTTGTCTAGTATAGCAAAAGGTGTGAATGGTTCCACCCAGGCTCCAACCAGTGGGAAATATTGCCGGCTGTGTGATATCCAGTTCAACAACCTTTCAAACTTTATAACTCACAAGAAGTTTTATTGCTCATCACATGCAGCGGAACATGTCAAATGA
- the ZFPM2 gene encoding zinc finger protein ZFPM2 isoform X4 produces the protein MDLSVSLIKTKAQVPMVLTAGPKWLLDVTWQGVEDNKNNCIVYSKGGQLWCTTTKAISEGEELIAFVVDFDSRLQAASQMTLTEGMYPARLLDSIQLLPQQAAMASILPTAIVNKDIFPCKSCGIWYRSERNLQAHLMYYCSGRQREAAPVSEENEDSAHQISSLCPFPQCTKSFSNARALEMHLNSHSGVKMEEFLPPGASLKCTVCSYTADSVINFHQHLFSHLTQAAFRCNHCHFGFQTQRDLLQHQELHVPSGKLPRESDMEHSPSGTEDSLQPATDLLTRSELPQSQKAMQTKDASSDTELDKCEKKTQLFLTNQRPEIQPTTNKQSFSYTKIKSEPSSPRLASSPVQPNIGPSFPVGPFLSQFSFPQDITMVPQASEILAKMSELVHRRLRHGSSSYPPVIYSPLMPKGATCFECNITFNNLDNYLVHKKHYCSSRWQQMAKSPEFPSVSEKMPEALSPNTGQTSINLLNPAAHSADAENPLLQTPCINSSTVLDLIGPNGKGHDKDFSTQTKKLSTSSNNDDKINGKPVDVKNSSVPLVDGESDPNKTTCEACNITFSRHETYMVHKQYYCATRHDPPLKRSASNKVPAMQRTMRTRKRRKMYEMCLPEQEQRPPLVQQRFLDVANLSNPCTSTQEPTEGLGECYHPRCDIFPGIVSKHLETSLTINKCVPVSKCDTTHSSVSCLEMDVPIDLSKKCLSQSERTTTSPKRLLDYHECTVCKISFNKVENYLAHKQNFCPVTAHQRNDLGQLDSKVFPNPESERNSPDVSYERSIIKCEKNGNLKQPSPNGNLFSSHLATLQGLKVFSEAAQLIATKEENRHLFLPQCLYPGAIKKAKGADQLSPYYGIKPSDYISGSLVIHNTDIEQSTNAENESPKGQASSNGCAALKKDSLPLLPKNRGMVIVNGGLKQDERPAANPQQENISQNPQHEDDHKSPSWISENPLAANENVSPGIPSAEEQLSSIAKGVNGSTQAPTSGKYCRLCDIQFNNLSNFITHKKFYCSSHAAEHVK, from the exons gGGGTCAGCTTTGGTGTACAACTACGAAGGCCATCTCTGAGGGTGAAGAGCTAATTGCCTTTGTGGTGGATTTTGACTCAAGGCTACAAGCTGCCAGTCAGATGACTCTCACAGAAGGGATGTACCCTGCACGCCTGCTGGACTCAATTCAGCTGCTTCCTCAGCAAGCTGCCATGGCTTCTATTTTGCCCACAGCTATTGTcaata AGGATATATTCCCTTGCAAGTCCTGTGGCATCTGGTATCGGAGTGAGCGGAATCTGCAGGCCCATTTGATGTACTACTGCAGTGGGAGGCAAAGAGAAGCTGCTCCAGTGTCAGAGGAAAATGAAGACAGTGCCCATCAGATTTCCAGCCTGTGCCCCTTCCCACAGTGCACCAAGAGCTTTTCAAATGCTCGAGCTCTAGAAATGCACCTGAATTCACACAGTG GAGTGAAAATGGAAGAATTCCTGCCCCCTGGTGCTAGTCTAAAATGCACCGTCTGTAGCTACACTGCTGATTCTGTGATCAACTTTCACCAACACCTGTTCTCCCATCTCACTCAAGCTGCCTTCCGATGTAATCACTGCCATTTCGGCTTCCAGACTCAGAGGGACTTATTGCAGCACCAGGAGCTCCATGTCCCTAGCGGCAAACTTCCCAGAGAAAGTGACATGGAACACTCTCCAAGTGGAACCGAAGACAGCTTACAGCCAGCCACAGACTTATTGACGAGAAGCGAACTTCCCCAGAGCCAAAAGGCCATGCAGACTAAAGATGCGAGCTCTGACACAGAGCTGGACAAGTGTGAGAAAAAGACTCAGCTCTTTCTCACAAACCAGAGACCAGAGATACAGCctacaacaaataaacaaagcttTTCTTACACAAAAATAAAGTCTGAGCCCTCTAGCCCAAGACTTGCCTCATCTCCAGTTCAGCCTAATATTGGGCCTTCTTTCCCTGTGGGCCCTTTCCTATCTCAGTTTTCTTTCCCCCAAGATATCACCATGGTCCCTCAAGCTTCAGAGATCTTAGCCAAGATGTCTGAACTGGTGCATCGGCGACTGAGGCATGGCAGTAGTAGCTACCCTCCCGTCATCTACAGCCCCTTGATGCCCAAGGGGGCTACTTGTTTTGAGTGTAACATAACATTCAATAATTTGGATAATTATCTAGTGCACAAAAAGCATTATTGCAGCAGCCGATGGCAGCAGATGGCTAAGTCCCCAGAGTTCCCTAGTGTGTCAGAAAAGATGCCTGAAGCTTTGAGTCCCAACACCGGCCAAACCTCCATAAACCTTCTCAACCCAGCTGCTCATTCTGCTGATGCTGAGAATCCACTTCTTCAAACACCTTGCATCAATTCTTCCACTGTCTTAGATTTAATTGGGCCAAATGGGAAGGGCCATGACAAGGACTTTTCCACTCAAACTAAGAAGCTCTCCACCTCCAGTAACAATGATGACAAAATTAATGGAAAACCTGTTGATGTGAAAAATTCCAGTGTCCCCTTAGTGGATGGGGAAAGtgacccaaataagactacctgTGAAGCTTGCAACATTACCTTCAGCCGGCACGAAACATACATGGTCCACAAACAGTATTACTGTGCTACTCGCCACGACCCTCCACTAAAGAGGTCTGCTTCCAACAAAGTGCCTGCCATGCAGAGAACCATGCGCACACGCAAGCGCAGAAAGATGTATGAGATGTGCCTACCTGAGCAGGAACAAAGGCCTCCACTGGTTCAGCAGAGATTTCTTGATGTAGCCAACCTCAGTAATCCTTGTACCTCCACTCAAGAACCCACAGAAGGGCTAGGAGAGTGCTACCACCCAAGATGTGATATCTTTCCAGGAATTGTCTCTAAGCACTTGGAAACTTCCCTGACGATCAACAAGTGTGTTCCAGTTTCCAAATGTGACACTACTCATTCCAGTGTTTCCTGCCTAGAGATGGACGTGCCCATAGATCTCAGCAAAAAGTGTTTATCTCAGTCTGAGCGGACGACCACGTCTCCCAAAAGGCTGCTGGACTATCACGAGTGTACTGTGTGCAAGATCAGTTTCAATAAGGTAGAAAACTATCTGGCCCACAAGCAGAATTTCTGCCCGGTTACTGCACATCAGCGTAATGACCTGGGTCAACTGGACAGCAAAGTGTTTCCGAATCCAGAAAGCGAACGAAACAGCCCTGATGTCAGCTACGAAAGAAGCAtaataaaatgtgagaaaaacgGGAATTTGAAGCAGCCTTCCCCCAATGGAAACCTATTTTCATCCCACCTAGCAACCCTGCAAGGCTTGAAGGTCTTTAGTGAAGCCGCTCAGCTCATTgctacaaaagaagaaaacagacattTGTTTCTTCCGCAATGCCTTTACCCTGGAGcaataaagaaagcaaaaggagCTGACCAGCTTTCTCCATATTATGGAATCAAGCCAAGTGATTATATTTCTGGTTCTCTTGTCATCCATAACACTGACATCGAGCAAAGCACAAATGCAGAAAATGAATCTCCTAAAGGCCAGGCTTCCTCAAATGGGTGTGCTGCACTGAAGAAAGATTCTCTGCCATTGTTGCCCAAAAATCGAGGAATGGTAATAGTGAACGGTGGACTGAAACAAGATGAGAGACCTGCTGCCAACCCACAGCAAGAGAACATTTCCCAGAATCCTCAGCATGAAGATGACCACAAATCTCCCTCGTGGATCTCTGAGAACCCATTAGCTGCCAATGAGAATGTCTCACCAGGAATTCCCTCAGCAGAGGAACAGTTGTCTAGTATAGCAAAAGGTGTGAATGGTTCCACCCAGGCTCCAACCAGTGGGAAATATTGCCGGCTGTGTGATATCCAGTTCAACAACCTTTCAAACTTTATAACTCACAAGAAGTTTTATTGCTCATCACATGCAGCGGAACATGTCAAATGA